The genomic window GACTTCcagtcatagaaatagaatgtgtGTTCCAGAGTTCTGCTGTATTTACACAATGCTTTGTAATAGTGACTCCATATGAATATGTTGTTACCAATTGATTATAGATCCTCTTCCACAAGCCTTAGAGAGCCTCTGCACTCTcaactatacagtaggttgtccAAAATGtggactggtactgtgtgtttatagagtcCCAGTCCACATTTTGGACATACCTACCCACtgcaaggtttttctttatttttactattttctacattgtttaataatagtaaagacatcaaactatgaaatagcccatatggaatcatgtagtaaccaaaaaagtgtcaaacaaatcaaaatacattttatatttgagattcttcaaagtagccaccctttgtcttgatgacagctttgcacactcttggcattctctcaaccagctccatgaggtattcacctggaatggatttcaattaactggtgtgccatgttaaaagttaatttgaggaatttctttccttcttaatgtgtttgagcccttcagttttgttgtgacaaggtaggggtggtatacagaagacagccctatatggtaaaagaccaggtccattatggcaagaacagctcaaataagcaaagggaaacgGCAGCCCattcatgaaggtcagtcaatctggacatttcaagaactttgaaagtttcaagtgcaattgcaaaaaccatcaagcgctatgatgaaactggcccagagttacctctgctgtagaggataagttcattagttaccagcctcagaattgGGCAATtagctgcacctcagattgcatcccaaatgaatgcttcacagagtaaCAGACAAAGCTCAACAtgaactgtgtgaatcaggccttcatggttgaattgctgcaattAAACCACTACTATTtattttaatctttatttaactaggtaagtcagtttaagaacaagttcttattttcaatgatggcctaagaacagtgggttaactgcctgttcaggggcagaacaacagatttgtaccttgtcagctcgggggtttgaacttgcaaccatccggttactagtccaacgctctaaccactaggctaccctaacacCACAGGACACCAAAAAGAaaaagaaacttgcttgggccaagaaacacaagcaatggacattagaccagtgggaatctgtcctttggtctgatgagtctaaatttgagaattttggttccaactgttgtgtctttgtgagacgcagagtaggtgaatggatgacctctgcatgtgtggttcccactgtgaagcatggaggaggtttgatggtgtggggttgctttgctggtgacacatttatttagaattcaaggcacacttaaccaacatggctaccacagcattctgcagcaatacgccatcccatctggtttgcactaaGTGGGACTATcactttttcaacaggacaatgacccaacacacctacaggctgtgtaagagttatttgaccaagaaggagagtgatggagtgctgcatcagatgatctggccacaatctcctgacctcaacccaattgagatggtttgggatgagttggaccgcagagtgaaggaaaagcagccaacaagtgctcagcgtatgtgagaactccttcaagactgttgaaaaagcattccaggtgaagcaggttgagagaatgccaagagtgtgcaaagctgtcatcaaggcaaagggtcgctactttgaagatttgtttaacacttttttggttactatatgattccaaatgtgttattttatagttttgatttctttacaatgtagaaaatagtaaaaaataaagaaaaacccttgaatgagtaggtgtgtccaaacttttgactggtaatatatatatatatatatatatatatatatatatatatatatatatatatatatatatatatatatatgtgtgtgtgtgtgtgtgtgtgtgtgtgtttagtcatACTGTTGAAGAGAGAAACAGTGTAGCAACACAAATAAGGCATTGATGACAACAACTATAGCCATGGAAGTGCAGAAACCTTGGGGTCTTTCTTAATTGTGGCAGATGAACCAttaacccactcttcctctccatccacccacctttcatctccctccatctatctacctatccatccatccccccagGACAGTGAGGGCCGTGTCTGGGCCTCTCGGTGGGCCGTCGGGGTCCGTGGGGCTCTGCACCTTTGGCACGTCTACTGCCTGCTGTTTAGGCTGGAGGAATGTCATGGGTGTCTGCCAGCGTAAGTCAGCGGCCACTGGGCAAGTCCTCCAGAAACAACAACAATGCAACAATACACCAGCCGAGGTTATCATATGTGTTTACCTGCTCTCTCTGACCATCTAGCTGTGTGCAACAAGCCTTGCAGGAATGGAGTCTGTGTGGGTCCAGACAAGTGCTCCTGCTCTGTGGGATACAAGGGCCAGAAATGTGACCAAGGTGGCTATCTTTGACTCTATATGATTCATGCATGTTGATTTAAGATTCTGTATGATTCAAGCATGTTGATTCCAGATACTGTGTGATTCATGCATGTTGATTCCTGGTTATTGATTCCAGATACTGTGTGATTCATGCATGTTGATTCCTGGTTATTGATTCCAGATACTGTGTGATTCATGCATGTTGATTCCTGGTTATTGATTCCAGATACTGTGTTCATGATTTGATTCCTGGTTATTGATTCCAGATACTGTGTGATTCATGCATGTTGATTCCTGGTTATTGATTCCAGATACTGTGTGATTCATGCATGTTGATTCCTGGTTTCATGCATTGATTCCAGATATTCCAGATGTGATTCATGCATGTTGATTCCTGGTTATTGATTCCAGATACTGTGTGATTCATGCATGTTGATTCCTGGTTATTGATTCCAGATACTGTGTGATTCATGCATGTTGATTCCTGGTTATTGATTCCAGATACTGTGTGATTCATGCATGTTGATTCCTGGTTATTGATTCCAGATACTGTGTGATTCATGCATGTTGATTCCTGGTTATTGGTTCCAGATACTGTGTGATTCATGCATGTTGATTCCTGGTTATTGATTCCAGATACTGTGTGATTCATGCATGTTGATTCCTGGTTATTGATTCCAGATATTATGATTGATTCATGCATGCTGATCTTGATATGATTCCTGATCCTGATTGTTGTTGGTTGTTGATTCCAGATGTGAATGAGTGTGGACTCCCAGAGCGACGATGCTCCAACAGCTGTATGAACACCCAGGGTAGTTACCGGTGTTACTGCGACCCCGGATACTACCTCATGACAGATGGATCAACCTGCACCAGTACATACCAGTTCAAACCGGTTTCTGCCCAATTTCCTGGAACATCATGTCCCAACCATTGATGAAATACCATGCCCGGGTAGAAGTCTCCCTCAggcactgatctaggatcagctcaccATCTTCTAAACTCTAACATTATACACTAGGGGGTACAATGCAAAACCAATCATAGATCAGCTTCTTGGGGGCAACTTCATCCAACTGTGATACCACAGGGCTCAATGTCAGGACTGCATGTACTGGCGTGCTAATATGGGTCAAATGTTATTATAGACAAGGGGTAAAGTTTCAGTGGTTCTGGATCTTGATTGGCTGCTCAGCTTCCCCATCAGATACATACCTCCAGTCTGGATGATCCATTACCCAGAACCCCGCTGTCGTCCATGGGTCAATAGTGTCAAGTCTTATTCACTTGATCGAGAGTGTGCCATTTGGTGTAGTGGgcacagggttgggtaggttactgtaTGGTACAGTCAGGGTTGGGTAGGATACTTTATGGTACAGTCAGGGTTGGGTAGGATACTTTATGGTACAGTCAGGGATGGGTAGGATACTTTATGGTACAGTCAGGGTTGGGTAGGATACTGTCAGGGTTGGGTAGGTACAGTCAGTCAGGGatgggttgggtaggttactggGTATGGTACAGTCAGGGATGGGCAGGTTCAGGGATGGGTGGATACTGGTACAGTCAGGGTTGGGTTGGTTGTATGGTACTCAGGGTATGGTACAGTCAGGGATGGGTAGGATACTGTATGGTAcagtcagggttgggtaggtATCTATGGTAcagtcagggttgggtaggttactgtaTGGTACAGTCAGGGATGGGTAGGATACTTTATGGTACAGTCAGGGATGGGTAGGTATCTATGGTACAGTCAGGGTTGGGCAGGTTACTGTATGGTACAGTCAGGGTTGGGTAGGATACTTTATGGTACAGTCAGGGATGGGTAGGTATCTATGGTAcagtcagggttgggtaggttactgtaTGGTACAGTCAGGGTTGGGAAGGTATCAGGGTTGGGTGGTACAGTCAGGGGTTGGGTAGGTAGGGTAcagtcagggttgggtaggttactgtaTGGTACAGTCAGGGTTGGGCAGGTTACTGTATGGTAcagtcagggttgggtaggttactggGTAGGGGTTACTGTATGGGTACAGTCAGGGGTTGGGCAGGTTACTGTATGGTAcagtcagggttgggtaggttactgtaTGGTACAGTCAGGGTTGGGCAGGTTACTGTATGGTACAGTCaggttgggtaggttactgtaTGGTACAGTCAGGGTTGGGCAGGTTACTGTATGGTACAGTCAGGGTTGGTAcagtcagggttgggtaggttactgtatggtacagtcagggttgggtaggttactgtatggtacagtcagggttgggtaggttactgtatggtacagtcagggttgggtaggttactgtatggtacagtcagggttgggtaggttactgtaTGGTACAGTCAGGGTTGGGCAGGTTACTGTATGGTACAGTCAGGGTTGGGCAGGTTACTGTATGGTACAGTCAGGGTTGGGCAGGTTACTGTATGGTACAGTccgggttgggtaggttactgtatggtacagtccgggttgggtaggttactttatgAATGTAATTTGTTACAGTTACTGGTTACTTGTCCAAAATTGTTAATTCTTACATAACTTTTAGGTGatccaaactcagtaacgtaaccTAAAAACATCCTTTCTAAATTTAAAAGTAATACTAGAAGTAATTAAGAAAAGTAGGcctatctgtaatctgattacaatatttttgctggtaatgtTAGTTTTtttgtaatccgttactccccaaccctgtggGGGCAATACAGAGGAGCAACTGTTAACTGGTGTAATCAATCTAAAGCAAGGAATATAATATGAGTATGACATAAGACCAAACCAAGCTGGTTTCATATCACTGCTTGTGAGTCTATAGTATTACAGTACAGCACATGGTTTGTGTGTGGTGGCATGTGTTCGTTCCAACCATCCATTTCTGCCTTGGCTCTCAGCCAGTTTATCCTGTGTTCTCTTCCAGAAGAGCCTGAGTGCACCTCCGCACGCTGCCAGTTCGGTTGCCAGATCGACCGGTGGGGAGAGGTGCGCTGTCTGTGTGCCACCGGCCTCCACCTGGCCGCCGACAACAGGACCTGTGAAGGTGGGCTTCCTCGGCAACCCCATGGTAACCCCATTGCCATGGCAACCCCCaaactcctccctcccctctagttcTTTCAGTTCCAATGCCATGGGAAGAAAGGGGGGACTGGGATTGGGAAACAGCCCAGTGTTTGGTGCATTCCTCTGGCATTACTATGGCGTATACTGTGTGCTTGCCATGATCGTAGCATGACAGTGTGTAGCTACTAGTTCGGTCTCTGGCTGCTATTAGAGAACAGGTGGAGAGACAGGTTCCCATATGTACACTACTAGAGGACATGTTAACGACCTCCACCCAGCTATTACTAACAGCGCCTACCCACTGAGTCTGTCCACAGAACGATAAACCCCGCAATTACCTCAAGTGTTAAGAAAACAGACCCCGGGTCCCAGTAGCTGTACTCTACTCTTTGCCCTCTCCTTAAAATAGCTAGCACTCATTACTTTGAAGTCCCTTTGCTCGATAACTGTGGTGCGGTCATAAAGTCCTCGCAGCAGACACCTCCTGTCCTGCTAACGAGGCCCAGCCTCCATGGTTGATCCTGAGAGCCATTGCCTCATTCTCACGCCACAGGAGAGTAGCTGTAGGAACTAACCAACCAGGCCTGAGACCTCAGAGAAATCATAACAGTCATATATGGTAGGTAGTTACAGTGGAAcatatttttaatttattttgtatTCTTCCCCTCTAAATggaactgatttagacctgggacaccaggtgaatgcaattaattatcaagtagaacagaaaagcagcagTACTCCGGACCttttagggtaagagttgaacACCCCTTCTCTAGGTACTGCAGAAGCCTAGTCAGCagggctctctaaccctgttcctggagagctaccctcctgtaggttttcactctaaccctgttcctgaagagctaccctcctgtaggttttcattctaaccctgttcctggagagctacccacctgtaggttttcactctaaccctgttcctgaagagctaccgtCCTCTAGGTTTTCACTctaaccctgtttctggagagataTGGTTTttcactctaaccctgttcctggagagatacgctcctgtaggttttcactctaaccctgttcctgaagagctaccctcctgtaggttttcactctaaccctgttcctgaagagctaccgtCCTCTAGGTTTTCACTctaaccctgtttctggagagatatgctcctgtaggttttcactctaaccctgttcctggagagctaccctcctgtaggttttcactctaaccctgttcctggagagctaccctcctgtaggttttcactctaaccctgttcctggagagctaccctcctgtaggttttcattctaaccctgttcctggagagctaccctcctgtaggttttcattctaaccctgttcctggagagctactgtcctcgGTTTTCATTCTAACCCCGATTcgaataattagctggttgataagctgaatcaggttagttacaacaggagggtttctctccaggacaTGGGCAGCTTAAACAGAACCATTAGAACAAAGACACAACCATAGCATCACATCATGACAGGTTCAATTCCCCTGTTATTCTGTACTTGGACCAACTCCTCAGTGTCCGAAGTGACATCATATCGTGGGATATACAGTATCACTCATTTGCCTTCATTTCAACGACATCTACATTTGTAACATTAGTACTagttacagagagacagagaagcacCTGAAAAgtattgtgtgtgagtgtgttgtgatTCCTTGTTGTTGAACAACAGCAGTGTACATTTCAAAGCACCTGTACAAAAAAACTCCCAAGATGGCCAAAGCACTCATGACCTCTTTCTGATGTATAGGTAGTGATTGTTTTGAGCTGAGAAAACAACCCTAGGTTCTTTACAGCACTTTGTCGTCTCCCTTGTATATGTTACGtctagtgggtgtgtgtgtgtgttaatgcatACTCAGGTGttgagtttgtgtggccttgtTGTGCTGTTTTGCAGATGTGGACGAGTGTCGCGGGGCGTCAGATGTTTGCCCTCCCCGACGCACTTGCAAGAACACCTTTggcagctttgtgtgtgtgtgcagggaggGCTTTGTGTTGGGGACGCTCCAGGACTCAGTGCAGTGTCGAGGTACGGACATCCcccatactgtacagtaggctgtaaaggctgttagataccagtattaatatcaacagggaatgtaaggctgttagataccagtattaatatcaacagggaatgtaaggctgttagataccagtattaatatcaacagggaatgtaaggctgttagataccagtattaatatcaacagggaatgtaaggctgttagataccagtattaatatcaacagggaatgtaaggctgttagataccagtattaatattaacagggaatgtaaggctgttagataccagtattaatatcaacagggaatgtaaggctgttagataccagtattaatatcaacagggaatgtaaggctgttagataccagtattaatatcaacagggaatgtaaggctgttagataccagtattaatatcaacagggaatgtaaggctgttagataccagtgTAAGGCTTAATatcaacagggaatgtaaggctgttagataccagtattaatatcaacagggaatgtaaggctgttagataccagtattaatattaacagggaatgtaaggctgttagataccagtattaatatcaacagggaatgtaaggctgttagataccagtattaatattaacagggaatgtaaggctgttagataccagtattaatatcaacagggaatgtaaggctgttagataccagtattaatatcaacagtattaatattaacatggaatgtaaggctgttagataccagtattaatatcaacagggaatgtaaggctgttagataccagtattaatatcaacagggaatgtaaggctgttagataccagtattaatattaacagggaatgtaaggctgttagataccagtattaatattaacagggaatgtaaggctgttagataccagtattaatattaacagggaatgtaaggctgttagataccagtattaatattaacagggaatgtaaggctgttaaATACCAGTATTAACAtggaatgtaaggctgttagataccagtattaatatcaacagggaatgtaaggctgttagataccagtattaatatcaacagggaatgtaaggctgttagataccagtattaatatcaacagggaatgtaaggctgttagataccagtattaatatcaacagggaatgtaaggctgttagataccagtattaatatgttagataccagtattaatatcaacagggaatgtaaggctgttagataccagtattaatatcaacaggaatgtaatgtaaggctgttagataccagtattaatatcaacagggaatgtaaggctgttagataccagtattaatattaacagggaatgtaaggctgttagataccagtattaatatcaacagggaatgtaaggctgttagataccagtattaatatcaaTAGGGAATGTAAGGCAGTTAGATATGAGTattaacagggaatgtaaggctgttagataccagtattaatatcaacagggaatgtaaggctgttagataccagtattaatatcaacagggaatgtaaggctgttagataccagtattaatattaacagggaatgtaaggctgttagatatgagtattaatatcaacagggaatgtaaggctgttagataccagtattaatattaacagggaatgtaaggctgttagataccagtattaatatcaacagggaatgtaaggctgttagataccagtattaatattaacagggaatgtaaggctgttagataccagtattaatatcaacagggaatgtaaggctgttagataccagtattaatatcaacagggaatgtaaggctgttagataccagtattaatatcaacagggaatgtaaggctgttagataccagtattaatattaacagggaatgtaaggctgttagatatgtgtattaacagggaatgtaaggctgttagataccagtattaatatcaacagggaatgtaaggctgttagataccagtattaatattaacagggaatgtaaggctgttagataccagtattaatattaacagggaatgtaaggctgttagataccagtattaatattaacagggaatgtaaggctgttagataccagtattaatatcaacagggaatgtaaggctgttagataccagtattaatatcaacagggaatgtaaggctgttagataccagtattaatatcaacagggaatgtaaggctgttagataccagtattaatatcaacagggaatgtaaggctgttagataccagtattaatatcaaCAGGGAATGTTAGAGAAACAGTCTGTCCTctaagcctgtctgtctgtctgtctgtctgtctgtctgtctgtctgtctgtctgtctgtctgtctgtctgtctgtctgtctgtacgacTTTAACCGATGTATGACATTAATATAATGTCTTCCTTCAGCATCTCTCAGCAGATGGCCATGTGTCTTGTAAAATATGCTgtggtagtgtgtatgtgtgtgcattcatgcgtgtgtgtgtgtaagccacAGACCCACTTTTCTCAGTGTCAGTGCTGTTTAAATGAATGATTACCTCACAGCACGCCCTCACATGTTCCTCTCATTTAGCCTACGTTTCATTGTCAAACAGACCGATCCTCTGTAGATGAGCTTTGGCTGCAGCAACCCAGTGAGAGCCTGAATGTAATTCCTCTAGCTTGCATCCCCCACTCGCTCAGCTGTGATAGCTGTTATTGTTTATGCTTCCTTGGCGAACATTGCAACACCTATTTCCTGGAGCTTTGAGACAGACTAGTTGTTGCTCAACAACCCCTTGACCTCACACTCAGTGAGTCGAGTCAAGTCTTGGCTTCCTGCTGGCTCTCTCTGTGTGCTGGCTGGCCGATAATGTCTTCACCTCAGAGCCAGTGAAAAGGTGGAAAAGCTATCCAGTAATACTCAAAACAAGCATGGGTCTTACTGTAAAACTGCATGGGTTTGGTCTCTG from Oncorhynchus masou masou isolate Uvic2021 chromosome 20, UVic_Omas_1.1, whole genome shotgun sequence includes these protein-coding regions:
- the LOC135506564 gene encoding nephronectin-like yields the protein MCSFQPSISALALSQFILCSLPEEPECTSARCQFGCQIDRWGEVRCLCATGLHLAADNRTCEDVDECRGASDVCPPRRTCKNTFGSFVCVCREGFVLGTLQDSVQCRDKDECLDSTHLCSRHSQCFNTSGSYTCQCLEDYSGDGHTCWPRRASQSKTSMYLRYKLSKRTRPIQQPRRPQI